A genomic stretch from Phoenix dactylifera cultivar Barhee BC4 unplaced genomic scaffold, palm_55x_up_171113_PBpolish2nd_filt_p 000237F, whole genome shotgun sequence includes:
- the LOC103723426 gene encoding endoglucanase 19: MGGAVVLFSVLLVLVPLASAGHDYGKALSKSILFFEAQRSGYLPSNQRVTWRADSGLLDGKANGVDLVGGYYDAGDNVKFGLPMAFTITMMAWSIAEYGKQMAATGELGHAMEAVKWGTDYLIKAHSEPHVLYGEVGDGNSDHYCWQRPEDMTTSRMAYRIDADHPGSDLAGETAAAMASASVIFRRSNPAYSGQLLSHATQLFEFADKYRGKYDRSITVAQKYYQSISGYGDELLWAAAWLYRATNDRYYLDYLGNNGDALGGTGWAMTEFGWDVKYAGVQVLASKLLLQGKAAHHSPVFERYQQKAEYFMCSCLGKGPRNVQRTPGGLLFRQRWNNLQFVTGASFLLTVYSDYLSATGRNIQCSAGTAMPSELLMFAKSQIDYILGDNPRATSYMVGYGGTYPQQVHHRASSIVSIKVDPTFVSCRGGYQAWFSRKAGDPNLLDGAIVGGPDAYDNFADQRDNYEQTEPATYNNAPMLGVLARLHGGNGAFSQLLPVVLPAPNIPAKPKPSTPAPVSQPNSPFVVEQRATASWNQKGKTYYRYSTVVTNKSSKNVKDLKISISKLYGPLWGLSKSSNGFGFPTWLSSLPAGKSLEFVYIHAASPADILVSGYTLV, from the exons GCTAATGGG GTAGATCTTGTTGGAGGCTACTATGATGCAGGGGACAATGTGAAATTTGGGCTGCCAATGGCCTTCACCATCACCATGATGGCATGGAGCATAGCTGAATATGGGAAGCAGATGGCTGCAACTGGAGAGCTGGGTCATGCCATGGAGGCTGTGAAGTGGGGCACTGACTACCTCATCAAAGCCCACTCAGAGCCCCATGTCCTCTACGGAGAG GTTGGGGATGGGAACTCAGATCACTACTGCTGGCAGCGGCCGGAAGACATGACGACCAGCCGGATGGCCTACCGGATCGATGCTGACCACCCGGGGTCGGACCTTGCCGGAGAGACGGCAGCGGCGATGGCCTCAGCTTCAGTTATCTTCCGGCGGTCGAACCCGGCTTATTCCGGCCAACTCCTCAGCCATGCAACCCAG CTCTTTGAGTTCGCGGACAAGTACAGGGGCAAGTACGACCGCAGCATCACCGTCGCTCAGAAGTACTACCAATCCATCAGTGGGTACGGG GACGAGCTACTCTGGGCCGCGGCGTGGTTGTACCGGGCGACGAATGACCGGTATTACCTGGATTACTTGGGGAACAACGGTGATGCGTTGGGTGGAACCGGGTGGGCGATGACCGAGTTCGGGTGGGACGTCAAATACGCTGGTGTTCAAGTTCTCGCCTCCAAG CTCCTTCTCCAAGGGAAAGCAGCTCATCATTCGCCGGTCTTTGAGCGATATCAGCAGAAGGCAGAGTACTTCATGTGCTCGTGCCTCGGAAAGGGTCCCCGCAATGTTCAGAGGACCCCTGGAGGCCTACTATTCCGGCAGAGGTGGAACAATTTGCAGTTCGTGACAGGTGCCTCCTTCCTCCTCACTGTTTACTCTGACTACCTTTCAGCTACTGGGAGGAACATACAGTGCTCTGCTGGAACTGCCATGCCTTCAGAACTTCTCATGTTTGCCAAGTCTCAg ATTGACTATATActaggagacaacccaagagctACAAGCTATATGGTGGGATATGGCGGCACTTACCCGCAGCAGGTCCACCACCGTGCCTCCTCAATTGTGTCCATCAAGGTCGATCCTACATTCGTGAGCTGCAGGGGAGGTTACCAAGCATGGTTCAGCCGCAAGGCCGGCGATCCTAACCTCCTCGATGGTGCCATTGTCGGCGGGCCTGATGCCTATGATAACTTTGCTGATCAAAGGGACAATTATGAGCAGACTGAGCCTGCAACGTATAACAATGCTCCTATGCTCGGCGTATTGGCCCGTCTTCATGGTGGCAATGGTGCTTTCAGCCAACTCCTTCCTG TGGTGCTTCCTGCACCTAATATACCTGCGAAGCCAAAGCCATCTACTCCTGCTCCAG TTTCTCAACCTAACTCACCATTCGTTGTCGAGCAAAGGGCAACTGCATCATGGAATCAAAAGGGAAAAACCTACTACAGGTATTCCACAGTGGTGACAAACAAATCATCAAAGAATGTGAAGGACCTCAAGATTTCTATATCTAAGCTTTATGGCCCATTATGGGGGCTCAGCAAGTCCAGCAATGGCTTTGGATTCCCAACATGGCTCAGCTCTCTGCCTGCGGGAAAGAGCTTGGAATTTGTGTACATCCACGCAGCTTCTCCAGCTGACATCCTGGTCTCAGGGTATACATTGGTCTGA